The following are from one region of the Methanoculleus caldifontis genome:
- a CDS encoding adenylate kinase gives MGKKVVVTGVPGVGKTTVINGAMERLAAEGIAYEAINYGTFMFDVAQQENLASNRDEMRKLGKDVQKRLQKAAASGIAAKSADANVIIDTHSSVKTPTGFLAGLPEWVLRELMPDIVVLVETDADQILMRRLGDDSRVRDMEGARAIAEHQEFNRAIAAAYAMYTGCTIKIVRNENFLLEKGIEDLVSVLR, from the coding sequence TTGGGAAAGAAAGTTGTCGTGACGGGAGTTCCCGGTGTCGGGAAGACCACCGTTATCAATGGTGCGATGGAGAGACTGGCGGCCGAGGGTATCGCCTATGAAGCCATCAACTACGGGACGTTCATGTTTGACGTAGCACAGCAGGAGAACCTGGCCTCGAACCGCGACGAGATGCGCAAACTCGGCAAAGACGTCCAGAAGCGCCTCCAGAAGGCGGCGGCATCGGGGATCGCGGCGAAGAGTGCCGATGCGAACGTTATCATCGATACCCACAGCAGCGTCAAGACTCCGACGGGGTTCCTCGCGGGGCTGCCCGAATGGGTCCTCCGCGAACTGATGCCCGACATCGTCGTGCTGGTGGAGACCGACGCGGACCAGATCCTGATGCGCCGGCTCGGCGACGATTCGAGAGTCCGCGACATGGAAGGCGCCCGGGCGATCGCCGAGCACCAGGAGTTCAACCGCGCGATTGCCGCGGCGTATGCCATGTACACCGGCTGCACCATCAAGATCGTCCGAAACGAGAACTTCCTGCTTGAGAAGGGCATCGAAGATCTCGTGAGCGTATTGAGGTAA
- a CDS encoding 50S ribosomal protein L18 has translation MATGPRYFVPFRRRHEGKTDYYKRMSLLSSGRPRMVVRKTNRQIIVQLVVAEIEGDRTLVAAYSADLADYGYEGSTSSTPAAYLTGMLFAVKALNAGYDEGILDIGLARAKPGARVFAALKGAVDGGLDVPYGESILPDEDRLKGAHIAGYAPERAGNLVANVEAVALAIKKELV, from the coding sequence ATGGCAACCGGCCCACGATACTTCGTGCCGTTCAGGAGAAGGCACGAGGGCAAGACTGACTACTACAAGCGGATGTCGCTCCTGTCATCGGGAAGACCGAGGATGGTCGTACGGAAGACGAACCGGCAGATCATCGTCCAGCTGGTCGTCGCCGAGATTGAGGGAGACCGCACCCTGGTGGCCGCGTACTCGGCTGATCTTGCCGACTACGGTTACGAGGGATCGACCTCCAGCACCCCGGCCGCTTACCTGACCGGGATGCTGTTTGCGGTCAAGGCGTTGAACGCAGGATACGACGAAGGTATCCTGGACATCGGCCTCGCCCGGGCGAAACCCGGAGCGCGTGTCTTTGCAGCCCTCAAGGGCGCAGTGGACGGCGGCCTCGATGTCCCCTACGGCGAGTCGATCCTCCCCGATGAGGACCGGCTCAAGGGTGCCCACATCGCCGGGTATGCGCCCGAGCGGGCAGGCAACCTTGTGGCGAATGTAGAGGCTGTGGCTCTGGCCATCAAGAAGGAGCTGGTGTGA
- a CDS encoding 30S ribosomal protein S8, with amino-acid sequence MARLNPIADAMSTIKNAGDAGKSEVIVEPASKLLGAMLRVMQENGFIGGFEFIDDGRGGQFRVQLSGTINKCGAITPRFAVAMDDMEYWESQYLPAKNFGILIVSTSKGVISHAEARNEGIGGQLLGYVY; translated from the coding sequence ATGGCACGACTGAATCCAATCGCTGACGCGATGAGCACGATCAAGAACGCCGGGGACGCCGGAAAGAGCGAGGTTATTGTAGAGCCCGCCAGCAAGCTCCTCGGCGCAATGCTCCGCGTCATGCAGGAAAACGGCTTTATCGGCGGCTTCGAGTTCATCGACGACGGCCGTGGCGGCCAGTTCCGGGTCCAGCTCTCCGGAACGATCAATAAGTGTGGCGCCATCACCCCCCGGTTCGCGGTGGCGATGGACGACATGGAATACTGGGAGTCGCAGTACCTCCCCGCAAAGAACTTCGGGATCCTTATCGTCTCGACCTCGAAGGGAGTCATCTCCCATGCCGAGGCCAGGAACGAAGGCATCGGCGGGCAGCTGCTGGGATACGTCTACTAA
- a CDS encoding 50S ribosomal protein L30, protein MYAVVQVRGVVNTNREIKDTLKMLRLHHINHCVLVPDTPAYLGMIRKVKDFVAYGEVDADTLATLLRTRGRLTGDERLTDDYVRAHTPYTGIDEFAEALCKGETSLRDLTEIKPVLRLHPPRKGYKTIKRTFQQSGALGYYGPEINDLLYKMR, encoded by the coding sequence ATGTACGCAGTAGTGCAGGTGCGCGGCGTGGTCAACACCAACCGCGAGATCAAGGATACCCTCAAGATGCTCCGTCTGCACCACATCAACCACTGCGTCCTCGTGCCCGATACCCCCGCGTATCTGGGCATGATCCGCAAGGTGAAGGATTTCGTGGCGTACGGCGAGGTGGATGCAGATACTCTGGCCACCCTCCTGCGCACCCGTGGCAGACTCACCGGTGACGAGCGGCTGACCGACGACTATGTTCGGGCACACACTCCGTACACTGGAATCGACGAATTCGCCGAAGCGCTCTGCAAAGGTGAGACCAGCCTTCGGGATCTGACTGAGATCAAGCCGGTGCTGAGACTGCACCCTCCGCGAAAGGGCTATAAAACCATCAAGCGAACCTTTCAGCAGAGCGGGGCTCTCGGCTACTATGGTCCTGAGATCAACGATCTCCTCTACAAGATGAGGTGA
- a CDS encoding 30S ribosomal protein S14 has protein sequence MADESGAPSSGQSTKKFGRGANECRICSRKQGLVRKYGIYFCRQCFREWAGKMGFKKMN, from the coding sequence ATGGCAGACGAGTCAGGAGCACCTTCTTCGGGCCAGAGCACAAAGAAATTCGGCCGCGGCGCGAACGAATGCCGCATCTGCAGCAGGAAGCAGGGCCTTGTCCGGAAATACGGCATCTATTTCTGCCGTCAGTGCTTCCGCGAGTGGGCAGGAAAGATGGGCTTCAAGAAGATGAACTAG
- a CDS encoding uL15m family ribosomal protein, with protein MPVNKRSKYRGSRTCGGGTHKNRRGAGNRGGRGRAGQRDHRFSHFYLKGEISNGKHGFVSKTSVPVSALDVGELDQIVEVLLREGLATQEGDLITLDATELGIDKVLGGGQVTHKMSISAREFSERARAKIEEMGGQATTA; from the coding sequence ATGCCCGTAAACAAGCGATCAAAATACAGAGGTTCACGGACCTGTGGCGGCGGTACGCACAAGAACCGGCGTGGCGCCGGCAACAGGGGTGGACGGGGTAGAGCCGGGCAGCGGGATCACCGCTTCTCCCACTTCTACCTCAAGGGTGAGATATCCAACGGCAAGCACGGTTTCGTCAGCAAGACCTCCGTGCCGGTATCCGCCCTCGATGTCGGGGAACTGGACCAGATTGTCGAGGTGCTGCTCCGTGAGGGGCTTGCAACTCAGGAGGGTGACCTCATCACCCTCGACGCCACCGAACTCGGCATCGATAAGGTGCTCGGCGGCGGACAAGTCACCCACAAAATGAGTATCTCCGCCCGGGAGTTCTCGGAACGAGCCCGGGCAAAGATAGAGGAGATGGGCGGTCAGGCAACGACCGCTTAA
- a CDS encoding 50S ribosomal protein L5, translating into MTAMQEIYIDKVVVHMGVGESGERLVNAEELVRKITGQKPIRTIAKRTQPAFGIRKGAPIGCKVTLRREKAEEFIGTALNIIERRLALSQFDRTGNVAFGIEEHTDFPGMSYDPAIGIYGMDVNVVLEYKGVRIARRSVERRKMPADQRVTKEDAIAFMRERYQVEV; encoded by the coding sequence ATGACCGCAATGCAGGAGATCTACATCGACAAGGTCGTCGTCCACATGGGCGTCGGCGAGAGCGGTGAGCGTCTGGTCAATGCCGAGGAACTTGTGCGGAAGATCACCGGCCAGAAGCCGATCCGCACCATCGCAAAGCGGACCCAGCCGGCGTTCGGTATCCGGAAGGGCGCACCCATCGGGTGCAAGGTCACCCTGCGCCGGGAGAAGGCCGAGGAGTTCATCGGGACCGCACTCAATATCATCGAGCGGCGGCTCGCGCTCTCCCAGTTCGACCGGACCGGCAACGTCGCCTTCGGTATCGAGGAGCACACCGACTTCCCGGGTATGTCCTACGACCCGGCGATCGGTATCTACGGCATGGACGTCAACGTGGTGCTCGAGTACAAGGGTGTACGGATCGCACGCAGGAGCGTCGAGCGCAGGAAAATGCCGGCGGACCAGAGAGTGACTAAAGAGGATGCTATCGCGTTCATGCGCGAGCGCTACCAGGTGGAGGTGTAA
- a CDS encoding DUF106 domain-containing protein: MVDLKKHGPTIALVFTMLVMLSYSVEAIRVTVGHGMDVVLGPFIDTFGVPFFVMILILSSVTGLYSSLVQKYTIDYEKMQDTQAKMREFQKEFREAQLSGDEKRIKKLQGKQERMMQDQLDISKQQFTPMAIILVLSVPIFFWLLLRLPPLGAEIAITTGIVMPFIGVIGLTDFAIWIVPAWILWYMLCSLTISQVIRKSLNIGGI; this comes from the coding sequence ATGGTTGACCTGAAGAAGCACGGCCCGACGATCGCCCTTGTCTTCACGATGCTCGTGATGCTCTCATACAGCGTCGAAGCGATCCGGGTGACGGTCGGCCACGGGATGGACGTAGTGCTCGGTCCCTTCATAGATACGTTCGGAGTGCCGTTTTTCGTCATGATCCTGATCCTCTCGAGCGTTACGGGCCTGTATTCGTCGCTGGTCCAGAAGTATACCATCGACTACGAGAAGATGCAGGATACCCAGGCGAAGATGCGGGAGTTCCAGAAGGAGTTCCGGGAAGCCCAGCTCTCCGGGGATGAGAAACGGATCAAGAAACTCCAGGGGAAGCAGGAACGGATGATGCAGGACCAGCTTGACATCTCCAAACAACAGTTCACCCCGATGGCGATCATCCTGGTGCTGTCCGTACCGATCTTCTTCTGGCTCCTCCTGCGGCTCCCGCCGCTCGGGGCGGAGATCGCGATCACGACCGGTATCGTGATGCCCTTCATCGGGGTTATCGGCCTCACCGACTTTGCGATCTGGATCGTCCCGGCCTGGATCCTCTGGTACATGCTCTGCTCGCTGACGATCAGCCAGGTGATCCGGAAATCCCTCAACATCGGAGGGATCTGA
- the secY gene encoding preprotein translocase subunit SecY, with translation MGDLLDRFEPILAAMPAVRSPEGHVHFKNKITWTLAILLLYFTLTNIDIFGLSAQSQDIFGMYRALLAGASGSLLHLGIGPIVTASIVLQLLKGAGILQIDTSEARGQVMYMGLQKLLIFVMIVVEGLPMVASGLMMPDPSIAMQFFGGNMLVVSLLIFLQICLGGLLVVFMDEVVTKWGIGSGVGLFIVAGVSQGLVNGFLNWQTGTDPFPIGFFPRLFAIATSGANFLEYFGTDMLALITTLVIFMVVVYVESTRVEIPLAHTAVRGARARFPVKLIYASVLPMILVRVLQANIQMIGMFLSNAGITIFGEFQGQTPVNGLMWFIAPINQPQDWMWWLSDLGHAPWEILIRMGIDITVMVAGGAIFALFWVKTAGLDSKDVARQIQRSGMHIPGYRRSEQVLEKYLDRYIPRVTVIGGAFIGILSVVANLFGVIGAVGGTGLLLAVSITYRLYEEVASQQIMEMYPFMRTFFGRE, from the coding sequence ATGGGAGATCTGCTGGATAGATTTGAACCCATCCTTGCAGCGATGCCTGCAGTCCGAAGTCCGGAGGGGCACGTCCACTTCAAGAACAAAATCACGTGGACGCTTGCGATTCTCCTCCTCTACTTCACATTGACCAACATCGATATCTTTGGACTCTCTGCGCAGTCGCAGGATATCTTTGGAATGTACCGTGCCCTGCTTGCCGGTGCGAGCGGTTCGCTCCTGCATCTCGGTATCGGGCCGATCGTCACCGCGTCGATCGTGCTGCAGCTGCTCAAGGGCGCCGGAATCCTGCAGATCGACACCAGTGAAGCACGTGGTCAGGTCATGTACATGGGCCTGCAGAAACTGCTCATCTTCGTGATGATCGTCGTCGAGGGACTCCCCATGGTCGCGAGCGGGCTGATGATGCCCGACCCGTCGATAGCCATGCAGTTCTTCGGCGGGAATATGCTCGTGGTCTCGCTCCTGATCTTCCTCCAGATCTGCCTTGGCGGGTTGCTGGTGGTATTCATGGACGAGGTCGTCACGAAGTGGGGCATCGGATCGGGCGTGGGGCTCTTCATCGTTGCAGGAGTCTCCCAGGGTCTGGTGAACGGTTTCCTGAACTGGCAGACCGGCACCGATCCGTTCCCGATCGGGTTCTTCCCGCGGCTGTTCGCGATAGCGACGTCGGGGGCGAACTTCCTCGAGTACTTCGGCACGGACATGCTCGCTCTCATCACGACGCTGGTCATCTTCATGGTCGTCGTCTACGTGGAGTCGACGCGTGTCGAGATCCCGCTCGCGCACACCGCTGTGCGCGGTGCGCGTGCGCGGTTCCCGGTCAAGCTCATCTATGCGAGCGTTCTGCCGATGATCCTCGTCCGGGTGCTGCAGGCGAACATCCAGATGATCGGTATGTTCCTCTCGAACGCCGGGATCACGATCTTCGGCGAGTTCCAGGGGCAGACACCGGTCAACGGCCTGATGTGGTTCATCGCGCCGATCAACCAGCCGCAGGACTGGATGTGGTGGCTCTCCGATCTCGGGCACGCCCCCTGGGAGATCCTCATCCGGATGGGCATCGATATCACCGTCATGGTCGCCGGAGGTGCAATCTTCGCACTCTTCTGGGTCAAGACCGCAGGCCTCGACTCAAAAGACGTGGCCCGGCAGATCCAGAGGAGCGGGATGCACATCCCCGGCTACCGCCGGAGCGAGCAGGTGCTTGAGAAGTACCTCGACCGCTACATCCCGCGGGTGACCGTCATCGGCGGTGCGTTCATCGGGATCCTCTCGGTCGTGGCGAACCTGTTCGGTGTCATCGGCGCGGTCGGAGGGACCGGTCTGCTGCTTGCGGTGAGTATCACCTACCGCCTCTACGAGGAGGTCGCAAGCCAGCAGATCATGGAGATGTATCCGTTCATGCGGACGTTCTTTGGGAGAGAATGA
- a CDS encoding 30S ribosomal protein S5, with the protein MAYVQEEWIPLTGLGRMVAAGEITSIDEVLASGRPIKEPQIVDLLLPDLEDEVLDINMVQRMTDSGRRVKFRTVVVVGNRNGYVGFGQGKDAQVGNAIQKAIADAKVNLIKVSRGCGSWECGCETGHSIPIEVTGKAGSVRVTLKPAPQGIGLVTGDIPKKVLQLAGIKDVWALNKGQTRTTINYAKATFEALKQTNLVRIGGTE; encoded by the coding sequence ATGGCATACGTACAGGAAGAATGGATTCCGCTCACCGGTCTCGGGCGCATGGTCGCCGCAGGCGAGATCACCAGTATCGACGAGGTGCTCGCAAGCGGCAGGCCGATCAAGGAGCCCCAGATCGTTGATCTCCTCCTGCCCGACCTGGAGGACGAGGTGCTGGACATCAATATGGTCCAGCGTATGACGGACTCGGGTCGCCGTGTGAAGTTCCGCACCGTCGTGGTAGTCGGCAACCGGAACGGCTACGTCGGGTTCGGCCAGGGGAAGGATGCCCAGGTCGGCAACGCGATCCAGAAGGCAATAGCAGACGCGAAAGTGAACCTCATCAAGGTCTCGCGGGGATGCGGGAGCTGGGAGTGCGGTTGCGAGACCGGCCACTCGATCCCGATCGAAGTGACCGGAAAGGCAGGCAGCGTCCGGGTGACGCTGAAGCCCGCGCCGCAGGGGATCGGTCTTGTGACCGGGGATATTCCGAAGAAGGTCCTGCAGCTTGCAGGGATCAAGGATGTCTGGGCCCTCAACAAGGGACAGACCCGGACGACCATCAACTACGCCAAGGCGACCTTTGAGGCGCTCAAGCAGACGAATCTCGTCAGGATTGGGGGGACGGAGTAA
- a CDS encoding 50S ribosomal protein L19e, with amino-acid sequence MSDLASQKRIAAAILKCGVNRVWFDPERQADIEAAISRNDLRELVTEGAIKAHPVKGNSRGRARVRIAKRSYGHRKGQGRRKGAAGARGSSKRAWIRKIRAQRRVLREMRADGSIDRSLYRVMYRRASGGQFRSVSHLTSHMDTTAGRMR; translated from the coding sequence ATGAGTGATCTCGCCAGCCAGAAGCGAATCGCAGCCGCCATTCTCAAGTGCGGTGTCAACCGTGTCTGGTTCGATCCCGAGCGCCAGGCCGATATCGAGGCGGCCATCTCGAGGAACGACCTGCGCGAGCTCGTCACTGAGGGTGCGATCAAGGCGCACCCCGTCAAGGGAAACAGCCGCGGCAGAGCCCGTGTGCGGATAGCAAAGCGCTCCTACGGCCACCGGAAAGGCCAGGGGCGGAGGAAAGGTGCCGCTGGAGCACGCGGGTCCAGCAAGCGGGCATGGATACGCAAGATCCGGGCGCAGCGCCGCGTTCTGCGCGAGATGCGCGCCGACGGCAGCATTGACCGGAGCCTTTACCGCGTGATGTATCGCAGGGCTTCCGGCGGCCAGTTCCGGAGCGTGTCGCACCTCACGTCTCATATGGATACAACGGCAGGGAGGATGAGATAA
- a CDS encoding 50S ribosomal protein L6 has protein sequence MGITRRVEIPPGVDAKLEGTVLTITGPKGTLVRDMRFPQINVAIEDGEIVVSTASDKKRILAMSGTLEALSKGMVRGVVEGYEYHMKVVYSHFPIQIKQQGNRLEINNFLGEKQPRVAKILEGVTVKVGNDEVTLTGIDREKVGNTAANIEHATRITKRDPRVFQDGIYITERA, from the coding sequence ATGGGAATTACACGAAGAGTCGAGATCCCTCCCGGTGTGGACGCAAAGCTCGAAGGCACCGTACTCACGATCACCGGGCCGAAAGGCACGCTGGTCCGTGACATGCGCTTCCCGCAGATCAATGTCGCTATCGAGGACGGCGAGATCGTCGTCTCCACGGCATCGGACAAGAAGCGGATCCTCGCCATGAGCGGCACGCTCGAGGCCCTCTCCAAGGGCATGGTCCGGGGTGTCGTCGAGGGATACGAGTACCACATGAAGGTGGTTTACAGCCACTTCCCGATCCAGATCAAGCAGCAGGGCAACCGCCTTGAGATCAACAACTTCCTCGGCGAGAAACAGCCGCGGGTAGCAAAGATCCTTGAGGGCGTCACCGTCAAGGTCGGGAACGACGAGGTGACTCTCACCGGTATCGACAGAGAGAAGGTGGGCAACACGGCCGCGAACATCGAGCATGCGACGAGGATCACCAAGCGTGACCCCCGGGTGTTCCAGGACGGCATCTACATCACCGAGAGGGCGTGA
- a CDS encoding 50S ribosomal protein L32e: MDNTRRLIRVRARHNKPAFKRRGLHRKSRLEDVWRRPRGLHNKQRRQFKAKGALPRPGYGSPAAIRGMHPSGYEEVRVFTPAELAGLNPEVQAVRIGGSVGNRKRGEIQTRAMELGLKVLNAKDLTRAVEAPVKTEEEVSEDE; this comes from the coding sequence ATGGATAACACAAGAAGACTGATCCGCGTCCGTGCCCGGCACAACAAGCCTGCCTTCAAGAGGCGGGGACTGCACCGCAAGTCAAGACTCGAGGATGTCTGGAGACGTCCGCGCGGTCTGCACAACAAGCAGAGGCGGCAGTTCAAAGCGAAGGGCGCTCTTCCCCGGCCGGGATACGGGAGCCCCGCTGCAATCCGCGGCATGCACCCGAGCGGCTACGAGGAAGTCCGGGTCTTTACACCTGCAGAACTTGCGGGACTGAACCCGGAGGTCCAGGCAGTCCGGATCGGCGGATCCGTAGGCAACAGGAAGCGTGGAGAGATCCAGACCCGGGCCATGGAACTCGGGCTCAAGGTGCTGAACGCAAAGGACCTCACCCGTGCGGTTGAGGCGCCTGTAAAGACCGAGGAAGAGGTGAGCGAGGATGAGTGA